One region of Sebastes fasciatus isolate fSebFas1 chromosome 1, fSebFas1.pri, whole genome shotgun sequence genomic DNA includes:
- the LOC141777704 gene encoding tripartite motif-containing protein 16-like encodes MAQKGVQLERESFSCSICLDLLKDPVTTTCGHSYCMNCIKSFWDGEDEKKIYSCPQCRQTFTPRPVLLKNTMLAVLVEELKKTGLQAAPADHCYAGPEDVACDVCTGRKLKAFKSCLACLASYCEKHLQRHYDSAPFKKHKLVEPSKKLQENICSRHDEVMKMFCRTDQQCICYLCSVDEHKGHDTVSAAAERTERQRELEVSRLNIQQRIQDREKDVKLLQQEVEAVNRSADKTVEDSEKIFTELIRLMEKRSCDVKQQVRSQQKSEVSRVKELQEKLEQEITELKRRDAEMKLLSHTEDHNQFLLNYPSLSPLTESTSSINIRPLSYFEDVTAAVSEVRDKLQDVLREKWTNVSQTGTEVDVLLSQPEPKTRAGFLQYSREITLDPNTANTQLLLSEGNRKATLTSQHQSYSSHPDRFTGCGQVLSRESLTGRCYWEVERRGGVNVAVAYKSISRAGWGNERVFGNNDKSWALVCNQNSYSFRYNKVKTPVSGPQSSRVGVYLDHSAGILSFYSVSETMTLLHRVQTTFTEPLYAGLWLPDYDDTAELCKLK; translated from the coding sequence atggcgcagaaaggagttcagctggagagagagtcattctcttgttcgatctgtctggatctactgaaggatccggtgactactacctgtggacacagctactgcatgaactgtattaaaagcttctgggatggagaggatgagaagaagatctacagctgccctcagtgtaggcagaccttcacaccgaggcctgtcctgctgaaaaacaccatgttagcagttttagtggaggaactgaagaagactggactccaagctgctcctgctgatcactgctatgctggacctgaagatgtggcctgtgatgtctgcactgggaggaaactgaaagccttcaagtcctgtctggcgtgtctggcctcttactgtgagaaacacctccagcgtcattatgactcagctccgttcaagaaacacaagctggtggagccctccaagaagctccaggagaacatctgctctcgtcacgacgaggtgatgaagatgttctgtcgtactgatcagcagtgtatctgttatctctgctctgtggatgaacataaaggccacgacaccgtctcagctgcagcagaaaggaccgagaggcagagagagctggaggtgagtcgactcaacatccagcagaggatccaggacagagagaaagatgtgaagctgctccaacaggaggtggaggctgtcaatcgctctgctgataaaacagtggaggacagtgagaagatcttcaccgagctgatccgtctcatggagaaaagaagctgtgatgtgaagcagcaggtcagatcccagcagaaaagtgaagtgagtcgagtcaaagagcttcaggagaagctggagcaggagatcactgagctgaagaggagagacgctgagatgaagctgctgtcacacacagaggatcacaaccagtttcttcttaactacccctcactgtcaccactcactgaatctacatccagcatcaatatccgtcctctgagctactttgaggacgtgacggcggctgtgtcagaagtcagagataaactacaggacgttctgagagagaaatggacaaacgtctcacagacagggactgaagtggatgttttactgtcacaaccagagcccaagaccagagctggattcttacaatattcacgagaaatcacactggatccaaacacagcaaacacacagctgttattatctgaggggaacagaaaagcaacattaacgAGTCAACATCAGTCTTattctagtcacccagacagattcactggatgtggtcaggtcctgagtagagagagtctgactggacgttgttactgggaggtggagaggagagggggagttaatgtagcagtcgcatacaagagtatcagcAGAGCAGGGTGGGGGAATGAACGTGTGTTTGGAAACAATGATAAATCTTGGGCGTTAGTTTGTAACCAAAACAGTTATAGCTTTCGGTACAACAAAGTCAAaacccccgtctcaggtcctcagtcctccagagtaggagtgtacctggatcacagtgcaggtattctgtccttctacagcgtctctgaaaccatgactctcctccacagagtccagaccacattcactgagcctctctatgctggactttgGCTTCCTGATTATGATgacactgctgagttgtgtaaactgaaatag
- the LOC141774456 gene encoding tripartite motif-containing protein 16-like isoform X1 — protein sequence MAQKGVQLERESFSCSICLDLLKDPVTTTCGHSYCMNCIKSFWDGEDEKKIYSCPQCRQTFTPRPVLLKNTMLAVLVEELKKTGLQAAPADHCYAGPEDVACDVCTGRKLKAFKSCLVCLASYCEKHLQPHYDSAPLKKHKLVEPSKKLQENICSRHDEVMKMFCRTDQQCICYLCSVDEHKGHDTVSAAAERTERQRELEVSRLNIQQRIQDREKDVKLLQQEVEAVNRSADKAVEDSEKIFTELIRLMEKRSCDVKQQVRSQQKTEVSRVKELQEKLEQEITELKRRDAEMKLLSHTEDHNQFLLNYPSLSPLTESTSSINIRPLSYFEDVTAAVSEVRDKLQDVLREKWTNVSQTVTEVDVLLSQPEPKTRAGFLKYSREITLDPNTAHTQLLLSEGNRKATFMKQHQSYPSHPDRFTGCYQVLSRESLTGRCYWEVEWRGGVDVAVTYKSIRRAGGGNEHLFGYNDKSWALDCNQNSYSFWYNKVQTPVSGPRSSRVGVYLDHSAGILSFYSVSETMTLLHRVQTTFTEPLYAGLWLNSVF from the exons atggcgcagaaaggagttcagctggagagagagtcattctcttgttcgatctgtctggatctactgaaggatccggtgactactacctgtggacacagctactgcatgaactgtattaaaagcttctgggatggagaggatgagaagaagatctacagctgccctcagtgtaggcagaccttcacaccgaggcctgtcctgctgaaaaacaccatgttagcagttttagtggaggaactgaagaagactggactccaagctgctcctgctgatcactgctatgctggacctgaagatgtggcctgtgatgtctgcactgggaggaaactgaaagccttcaagtcctgtctggtgtgtctggcctcttactgtgagaaacacctccagcctcattatgactcagctccgttaaagaaacacaagctggtggagccctccaagaagctccaggagaacatctgctctcgtcacgacgaggtgatgaagatgttctgtcgtactgatcagcagtgtatctgttatctctgctctgtggatgaacataaaggccacgacaccgtctcagctgcagcagaaaggaccgagaggcagagagagctggaggtgagtcgactcaacatccaacagaggatccaggacagagagaaagatgtgaagctgctccaacaggaggtggaggctgtcaatcgctctgctgataaagcagtggaggacagtgagaagatcttcaccgagctgatccgtctcatggagaaaagaagctgtgatgtgaagcagcaggtcagatcccagcagaaaaccgaagtgagtcgagtcaaagagcttcaggagaagctggagcaggagatcactgagctgaagaggagagacgctgagatgaagctgctgtcacacacagaggatcacaaccagtttcttcttaactacccctcactgtcaccactcactgaatctacatccagcatcaatatccgtcctctgagctactttgaggacgtgacggcggctgtgtcagaagtcagagataaactacaggacgttctgagagagaaatggacaaacgtctcacagacagtgactgaagtggatgttttactgtcacaaccagagcccaagaccagagctggattcttaaaatattcacgggaaatcacactggatccaaacacagcacacacacagctgttattatctgaggggaacagaaaagcaacatttatgaaacaacatcAGTCTTATcctagtcacccagacagattcactggatgttatcaggtcctgagtagagagagtctgactggacgttgttactgggaggtggagtggagagggGGAGTTGATGTAGCAGTCacatacaagagtatcaggagagcagggggggGGAATGAACATTTGTTTGGATACAATGATAAATCTTGGGCGTTAGATTGTAACCAAAACAGTTATAGCTTTTGGTACAACAAAGTCCAaacccccgtctcaggtcctcggtcctccagagtaggagtgtacctggatcacagtgcaggtattctgtccttctacagcgtctctgaaaccatgactctcctccacagagtccagaccacattcactgagcctctctatgctggacttt ggttaaattcagtgttttaa
- the LOC141774456 gene encoding tripartite motif-containing protein 16-like isoform X2, with protein MAQKGVQLERESFSCSICLDLLKDPVTTTCGHSYCMNCIKSFWDGEDEKKIYSCPQCRQTFTPRPVLLKNTMLAVLVEELKKTGLQAAPADHCYAGPEDVACDVCTGRKLKAFKSCLVCLASYCEKHLQPHYDSAPLKKHKLVEPSKKLQENICSRHDEVMKMFCRTDQQCICYLCSVDEHKGHDTVSAAAERTERQRELEVSRLNIQQRIQDREKDVKLLQQEVEAVNRSADKAVEDSEKIFTELIRLMEKRSCDVKQQVRSQQKTEVSRVKELQEKLEQEITELKRRDAEMKLLSHTEDHNQFLLNYPSLSPLTESTSSINIRPLSYFEDVTAAVSEVRDKLQDVLREKWTNVSQTVTEVDVLLSQPEPKTRAGFLKYSREITLDPNTAHTQLLLSEGNRKATFMKQHQSYPSHPDRFTGCYQVLSRESLTGRCYWEVEWRGGVDVAVTYKSIRRAGGGNEHLFGYNDKSWALDCNQNSYSFWYNKVQTPVSGPRSSRVGVYLDHSAGILSFYSVSETMTLLHRVQTTFTEPLYAGLYLYDYDDTAELCKLK; from the coding sequence atggcgcagaaaggagttcagctggagagagagtcattctcttgttcgatctgtctggatctactgaaggatccggtgactactacctgtggacacagctactgcatgaactgtattaaaagcttctgggatggagaggatgagaagaagatctacagctgccctcagtgtaggcagaccttcacaccgaggcctgtcctgctgaaaaacaccatgttagcagttttagtggaggaactgaagaagactggactccaagctgctcctgctgatcactgctatgctggacctgaagatgtggcctgtgatgtctgcactgggaggaaactgaaagccttcaagtcctgtctggtgtgtctggcctcttactgtgagaaacacctccagcctcattatgactcagctccgttaaagaaacacaagctggtggagccctccaagaagctccaggagaacatctgctctcgtcacgacgaggtgatgaagatgttctgtcgtactgatcagcagtgtatctgttatctctgctctgtggatgaacataaaggccacgacaccgtctcagctgcagcagaaaggaccgagaggcagagagagctggaggtgagtcgactcaacatccaacagaggatccaggacagagagaaagatgtgaagctgctccaacaggaggtggaggctgtcaatcgctctgctgataaagcagtggaggacagtgagaagatcttcaccgagctgatccgtctcatggagaaaagaagctgtgatgtgaagcagcaggtcagatcccagcagaaaaccgaagtgagtcgagtcaaagagcttcaggagaagctggagcaggagatcactgagctgaagaggagagacgctgagatgaagctgctgtcacacacagaggatcacaaccagtttcttcttaactacccctcactgtcaccactcactgaatctacatccagcatcaatatccgtcctctgagctactttgaggacgtgacggcggctgtgtcagaagtcagagataaactacaggacgttctgagagagaaatggacaaacgtctcacagacagtgactgaagtggatgttttactgtcacaaccagagcccaagaccagagctggattcttaaaatattcacgggaaatcacactggatccaaacacagcacacacacagctgttattatctgaggggaacagaaaagcaacatttatgaaacaacatcAGTCTTATcctagtcacccagacagattcactggatgttatcaggtcctgagtagagagagtctgactggacgttgttactgggaggtggagtggagagggGGAGTTGATGTAGCAGTCacatacaagagtatcaggagagcagggggggGGAATGAACATTTGTTTGGATACAATGATAAATCTTGGGCGTTAGATTGTAACCAAAACAGTTATAGCTTTTGGTACAACAAAGTCCAaacccccgtctcaggtcctcggtcctccagagtaggagtgtacctggatcacagtgcaggtattctgtccttctacagcgtctctgaaaccatgactctcctccacagagtccagaccacattcactgagcctctctatgctggactttatctttatgattatgatgacactgctgagttgtgtaaactgaaatag